A genomic stretch from Juglans microcarpa x Juglans regia isolate MS1-56 chromosome 3S, Jm3101_v1.0, whole genome shotgun sequence includes:
- the LOC121257198 gene encoding LOW QUALITY PROTEIN: paired amphipathic helix protein Sin3-like 4 (The sequence of the model RefSeq protein was modified relative to this genomic sequence to represent the inferred CDS: deleted 2 bases in 1 codon): protein MKRSREDVYMASQLKRPVASSRGEPSGQPQMLGGGTTQKLTTNDALAYLKAVKDIFQDKREKYDDFLEVMKDFKAQRIDTTGVIARVKELFKGHRDLILGFNTFLPKGYEITLPNEDEQPQPKKPVEFEEAISFVNKIKTRFQGDDRVYKSFLDVLNMYRKESKSISEVYQEVASLFQDHEDLLVEFTHFLPDTSATAPTHYAQSGRNSMLRDRSSAMPIMRQMHVDKKEMAMALHGDRDLSVDQPDPDHDRSLMRVEKEQRRRGEKDRREDRDRRERERDDRDFEHDSSRDFNIQRFPHKRKTSRRVEDTAEQLQQGGDGDENFTVHPISSSYEDKGSMKSLCGREFAFCEKVKEKLRNPDDYQEFLKCLHIYSKEIITRSELQSLVGDLLGRYPDLMDGFNEFLARCEKNDALLAGVINKKPFWNDGHLPRPLKIEDRDKDRDHEKDDGVKDRDRENRERDRLENRERDRLDKSGSKDVGGHKMSLFSSKDKYMAKPINELDLSNCERCTPSYRLLPKIYPIPSVSHRTELGSELLNDHWVSVTSGSEDYSFKHMRKNQYEESLFRCEDDRFELDMLLESVNVTTKRVEELLEKINNNTLKTDSPVCIEEHFTALNLRCIERLYGDHGLDVMDVLRKNAPLALPVILTRLKQKQEEWARCRSDFNKVWAEIYAKNYHKSLDHRSFYFKQQDTKSLSTKALLAEIKEISEKKRKEDDVLLAIAAGNRRPIIPNLEFEYPNPDIHEDLYQLIKYSCGEVCTTEQLDKVMKIWTTFLEPMLGVPSRPQGAEDTEDVVKAKSHAVNSGAATVGETDLIGGGGSATAMNPLHSNPSRNGDESIPPEQASSCRAWAVIGDNGVKEESPLDAAHIVRKSDTFCNPPNGKVQINASMADEQSGVSKKYNSNERIVNSSTSLATGVEQSNGRTNIENASGLTGTPSRPSNAAVEGGVDLLPSEGDDSTRPVISTNGVVSDGIKVQRFHEESVGHFRVEREEGELSPNGDFEEDNFAVYRDSGLEAVQKAKDGAMGRQYPTRHREEDICCAEAGGNEADADDEGEESAQRSSEDTENASENGDVSGSESADGECSREEHEEDGDHEHDNKAESEGEAEGMADAHDVEGDGTSLPYSERFLLTVKPLAKHVPSALQEKEKDSRVFYGNDSLYVLFRLHQTLYERIQSAKVNSSSAERKWRASNDSSPTDLYARFMNALYNLLDGSSDNTKFEDDCRAIIGTRSYVLFTLDKLIYKLVKQLQTVSTDEMDNKLLQLYAYEKSRKPGRFIDIVYHENARVLLHDENIYRIECSSTPTCLSIQLMDYGHDKPEVTAVSMDPNFSAYLHTDFLTVVPEKKEKPGIFLKRNVHKYANGDEFSTACQAMEGVQVVNGLECKIACNSSKVSYVLDTEDLLFRVKRKRTTYGSCHDQAVSSSRLKRFHRLLSS, encoded by the exons ATGAAGAGGTCCAGAGAAGACGTTTACATGGCCTCTCAACTCAAGCGGCCTGTGGCTTCTTCTCGAGGAGAACC GTCTGGGCAGCCCCAGATGCTGGGAGGGGGAACTACGCAGAAACTAACAACAAATGATGCCCTAGCTTATCTCAAGGCGGTGAAGGACATATTTCAagacaaaagggaaaaatacGATGACTTTCTTGAAGTCATGAAAGATTTCAAGGCTCAAAG GATTGACACTACGGGTGTCATAGCAAGGGTAAAGGAGTTATTTAAAGGCCACCGAGACCTAATTTTGGGTTTCAATACTTTCTTGCCAAAGGGATATGAGATCACCCTCCCAAATGAGGACGAACAACCTCAACCAAAGAAACCTGTTGAATTTGAAGAAGCAATCAGTTTTGTTAACAAGATAAAG ACACGATTTCAAGGTGATGATCGCGTTTATAAGTCATTTTTGGACGTTTTGAATATGTACAGAAAGGAAAGCAAGTCCATCAGTGAGGTCTACCAAGAG GTTGCTTCACTTTTCCAAGATCACGAAGACCTGCTTGTCGAGTTCACTCATTTTCTGCCTGATACCTCAGCAACAGCCCCCACTCATTATGCCCAATCTGGTAGGAATTCAATGCTCCGGGACAGAAGCTCTGCCATGCCTATAATGCGACAAATGCATGTTGACAAg aaAGAAATGGCAATGGCTTTACATGGTGATCGAGACCTTAGTGTTGACCAGCCTGATCCAGACCATGATAGATCTTTGATGAGAGTGGAGAAAGAGCAACGAAGGCGTGGCGAAAAGGATAGGCGAGAAGACAGAGACAGGAGAGAACGGGAGAGGGATGATAGAGATTTTGAGCATGACAGCAGTAGGGACTTTAATATACAGCGATTTCCCCACAAGCGAAAAACTTCTCGTAGGGTTGAAGACACTGCTGAACAATTGCAGCAAGGTGGGGACGGTGATGAGAACTTTACAGTGCATCCTATTTCATCCTCCTATGAAGATAAAGGTTCCATGAAAA GTTTGTGTGGTCGAGAGTTTGCCTTTTGCGAGAAAGTTAAAGAGAAGTTACGAAACCCTGATGACTACCAGGAATTTCTGAAGTGCCTTCATATTTATAGCAAGGAAATAATTACACGATCAGAATTGCAATCTTTG GTGGGTGATTTACTTGGAAGATACCCAGATCTTATGGATGGATTTAACGAATTTTTGGCACGTTGTGAGAAGAATG ATGCACTCCTTGCTGGTGTCATTAATAAAA AACCCTTCTGGAATGATGGACATTTACCCAGACCATTAAAGATAGAGGATAGGGACAAAGATCGAGATCATGAAAAGGATGATGGGGTTAAAGATAGAGACCGTGAAAACCGAGAAAGGGATAGACTTGAAAACCGGGAAAGAGATAGACTTGACAAAAGTGGAAGTAAAGATGTCGGGGGTCATAAGATGTCTTTATTTTCCAGCAAGGATAAGTATATGGCAAAACCTATTAATGAACTTGACTTATCCAATTGTGAACGCTGCACTCCCAGTTACCGTCTGCTGCCAAAGATT TATCCGATACCTTCAGTTAGCCATAGAACAGAGCTTGGTTCTGAACTATTGAATGACCATTGGGTATCTGTCACATCAGGAAGTGAGGATTACTCTTTTAAACATATGCGCAAAAATCAGTACGAAGAAAGCTTGTTTCGATGTGAAGATGACAG GTTTGAACTGGATATGTTGTTAGAGTCTGTGAATGTAACAACCAAGCGCGTCGAAGAACTATTGGAGAAGATCAACAACAATACATTGAAAACTGACAGCCCAGTTTGTATTGAGGAACACTTCACAG CTCTGAATCTCAGGTGCATTGAACGCTTATATGGTGACCATGGGCTTGATGTGATGGATGTGTTGAGGAAGAATGCACCTCTTGCTTTGCCAGTTATACTAACACGCTTGAAGCAGAAACAAGAAGAGTGGGCGCGGTGTCGTTCTGATTTTAACAAGGTTTGGGCTGAAATTTATGCTAAGAACTATCACAAATCGCTTGATCATCGTAGCTTCTACTTCAAGCAACAGGACACAAAGAGCTTGAGCACGAAAG CCTTATTGGCGGAGATCAAAGAAATTAGTGAGAAAAAGCGCAAGGAAGATGATGTGCTACTTGCTATTGCTGCTGGAAATAGACGACCAATCATTCCAAATTTGGAATTTGAGTACCCTAATCCAGACATCCATGAAGATCTATATCAGCTAATTAAATATTCCTGTGGAGAAGTTTGTACAACCGAACAGTTGGATAAAGTTATGAAGATTTGGACAACATTTCTGGAACCCATGCTTGGTGTTCCTTCTCGACCTCAGGGTGCAGAGGATACCGAAGATGTTGTTAAGGCAAAGAGCCATGCTGTCAATAGCGGTGCTGCAACTGTTGGGGAAACTGATCTCATTGGTGGTGGTGGCAGTGCCACTGCCATGAATCCTTTACATTCCAATCCTTCCAGAAATGGTGATGAAAGTATTCCACCAGAACAAGCAAGTTCTTGCAGGGCTTGGGCAGTAATTGGGGATAATGGAGTTAAAGAAGAAAGTCCTCTTGATGCTGCACATATTGTACGTAAGAGTGATACTTTCTGCAACCCTCCAAATGGTAAAGTACAGATCAATGCATCTATGGCTGATGAACAATCTGGAGTCAGCAAGAAATATAACTCCAATGAACGAATAGTCAATTCAAGCACATCACTTGCCACTGGAGTGGAGCAAAGTAATGGAAGAACTAACATAGAGAACGCATCAG GGCTTACTGGTACTCCATCCAGACCTAGCAATGCGGCTGTTGAGGGCGGGGTCGATTTACTTCCATCTGAG GGTGATGACTCTACAAGACCAGTTATATCCACCAACGGGGTGGTGTCAGATGGCATCAAAGTTCAGAGATTCCATGAAGAATCTGTTGGACACTTCAGAGTAGAAAGAGAAGAGGGTGAATTATCTCCAAATGGAGATTTTGAGGAGGATAATTTTGCAGTTTATAGAGATTCTGGTTTGGAGGCTGTGCAGAAAGCAAAGGATGGTGCTATGGGCAGACAATATCCAACCAGACACAGAGAAGAAGATATATGCTGTGCAGAGGCAGGAGGA AATGAAGCCGATGCCGATGATGAAGGTGAGGAAAGTGCTCAGAGGTCTTCTGAGGACACTGAGAATGCTTCTGAAAATGGGGATGTATCAGGAAGCGAGTCTGCTGATGGTGAGTGTTCCCGTGAAGAGCACGAGGAAGATGGAGATCATGAGCATGATAATAAGGCTGAGAGTGAAGGTGAAGCCGAAGGGATGGCTGATGCACATGATGTTGAAGGAGATGGGACATCTTTACCGTATTCGGAGCGCTTTTTACTTACAGTGAAGCCTCTTGCAAAGCATGTGCCATCAGCATTgcaagagaaagagaaggattCTCGGGTTTTTTATGGAAATGACTCCTTATATGTGCTTTTCAGGCTTCACCAA ACGTTGTATGAGAGAATACAATCAGCAAAGGTTAATTCATCATCTGCTGAAAGGAAATGGAGGGCTTCAAATGATTCAAGCCCTACAGATCTTTATGCCAG ATTCATGAATGCACTTTACAATTTACTTGATGGTTCTTCTGACAATACAAAATTTGAGGATGATTGTCGAGCTATTATTGGAACTCGGTCATATGTTTTATTCACGCTAGACAAACTGATATATAAACTTGTTAAACAA CTTCAAACAGTTTCCACTGATGAGATGGACAACAAGCTTCTCCAACTATATGCATATGAAAAATCAAGAAAACCTGGAAGATTCATTGATATAGTTTATCATGAAAATGCTCGTGTTCTTCTCCATGACGAGAACATATATCGCATAGAATGT TCATCTACACCAACTTGTTTGTCTATCCAACTTATGGACTATGGTCATGATAAGCCCGAAGTGACTGCTGTTTCCATGGACCCAAATTTTTCAGCATATTTGCACACCGACTTCCTCACAGTTGTTcctgaaaagaaagagaagccTGGAATCTTCTTGAAGAG GAATGTTCACAAATATGCCAATGGTGATGAATTTTCTACTGCTTGCCAGGCAATGGAAGGAGTTCAAGTTGTTAATGGATTAGAGTGTAAGATAGCTTGCAATTCATCGAAG GTCTCATATGTTTTAGATACAGAAGACTTATTGTTCAGggtgaaaaggaaaagaacaacTTACGGTTCATGCCATGACCAGGCGGTGTCGTCAAGTAGACTAAAACGATTTCACAGACTGCTTTCTAGCTGA
- the LOC121257709 gene encoding pyruvate dehydrogenase E1 component subunit alpha-1, mitochondrial — translation MALSYLASSSSRSYLLKPLSAALSCTPSLRRPFSSAADDTRTLTIETSIPFTAHQCEPPSRSVDTTPKELLTFFRDMATMRRMEIAADSLYKAKLIRGFCHLYDGQEAVAVGMETAITKKDSIITAYRDHCIFLSRGGTLLEIFSELMGRQGGCSKGKGGSMHFYKKEAGFYGGHGIVGAQVPLGVGLAFAQKYSKDGTVAFALYGDGAANQGQLFEALNIAALWDLPAILVCENNHYGMGTAEWRAAKSPAYYKRGDYVPGLKVDGMDVLAVKQACKFAKEHALKNGPLILEMDTYRYHGHSMSDPGSTYRTRDEISGVRQERDPVERVRKLLLSHDLATEKELKDMEKEIRKEVDVAIAQAKESPMPEPYELFTNVYVKGLGVEAFGPDRKEVRALLP, via the exons ATGGCCCTATCGTACTTAGCCTCTTCTTCGTCTCGCTCCTATCTCCTGAAGCCCCTCTCCGCCGCCTTATCCTGCACCCCGTCTCTCCGCCGTCCGTTCTCCTCTGCCGCCGACGACACCAGAACCCTCACCATCGAAACCTCCATCCCATTTACCGCCCATCAATGCGAGCCGCCTTCGCGCTCCGTGGACACCACCCCGAAGGAGCTCCTCACCTTCTTCCGCGACATGGCGACGATGCGGCGCATGGAGATCGCCGCTGACTCGCTCTACAAGGCCAAGCTGATCCGCGGGTTCTGCCACCTCTACGACGGGCAGGAAGCCGTGGCCGTCGGCATGGAGACCGCAATCACGAAGAAGGATAGCATCATCACCGCCTATCGCGACCACTGCATCTTCCTCTCCCGCGGTGGGACCCTCCTCGAAATATTTTCCGAGCTCATGGGCCGCCAGGGCGGATGCTCCAAAGGTAAGGGAGGCTCTATGCACTTTTATAAGAAGGAGGCTGGGTTTTATGGTGGTCACGGTATCGTCGGGGCTCAGGTACCACTGGGTGTTGGCTTGGCCTTCGCGCAGAAGTACTCTAAGGACGGGACTGTGGCGTTCGCGTTGTACGGTGACGGTGCGGCTAATCAGGGCCAGCTGTTCGAGGCCTTGAATATAGCCGCGCTTTGGGATCTACCAGCGATTTTGGTCTGCGAGAACAATCATT ATGGTATGGGAACGGCGGAGTGGAGAGCAGCAAAGAGTCCGGCCTACTACAAGCGTGGGGATTATGTTCCTGGATTGAAG GTAGATGGCATGGATGTCCTTGCAGTGAAACAGGCCTGCAAATTTGCCAAGGAGCATGCTTTGAAGAATGGCCCCCTT ATTCTTGAAATGGACACCTACAGGTACCATGGTCATTCCATGTCTGATCCTGGAAGCACCTACCGCACTCGTGATGAGATTTCTGGTGTGAGACAG GAGCGTGATCCAGTTGAAAGAGTGAGAAAACTGTTATTATCTCATGATCTAGCTACTGAAAAGGAGCTAAAG GATATGGAGAaggaaataagaaaagaagTTGACGTAGCCATTGCTCAAGCCAAG GAAAGTCCGATGCCAGAACCTTATGAACTCTTTACCAATGTGTATGTGAAAGGTTTAGGAGTTGAG GCATTTGGACCTGATAGGAAAGAAGTCAGAGCGTTGCTTCCATAA